Proteins encoded together in one Streptomyces umbrinus window:
- the gcl gene encoding glyoxylate carboligase has protein sequence MARMTAARAAVEILKREGVTSAFGVPGAAINPFYAALEASGGISHTLARHVEGASHMAEGYTRTAPGNIGVCIGTSGPAGTDMITGLYSATGDSIPILCITGQAPTAVIHKEDFQAVDIASIAKPVAKMAVTVLEAAQVPGVFQQAFHLMRSARPGPVLIDLPIDVQLTEIEFDPETYEPLPVYKPAATRAQVEKAITLLNESERPLIVAGGGIINADASELLVEFAELTGTPVVPTLMGWGILPDDHELNAGMVGLQTSHRYGNATFLESDFVLGIGNRWANRHTGKLDVYTAGRKFVHVDIEPTQIGKIFAPDYGIASDAKAALDLFVEVARELKAAGRLPDRSAWAQAAQDKKATLQRRTHFDDIPIKPQRVYEEMNKAFGPETRYVTTIGLSQIAGAQMLHVYRPRHWINCGQAGPLGWTVPAALGVAKADPEAQVVALSGDYDFQFMIEELAVGAQHRIPYVHVLVNNSYLGLIRQAQRAFDIDFQVNLEFENLNSPELGVYGVDHVKVVEGLGCKAIRVTDPSELGAALEQAKKLAVEFRVPVVVEAILERVTNISMSTTNDISNVVEFEEIATEPGHAPTSIKTLKV, from the coding sequence ATGGCACGTATGACCGCTGCCCGCGCGGCAGTTGAGATCCTCAAGCGTGAGGGCGTCACCAGCGCGTTCGGTGTCCCGGGCGCGGCGATCAACCCCTTCTACGCGGCGCTCGAGGCCTCCGGCGGAATCAGTCACACCCTCGCCCGCCATGTCGAGGGCGCCTCCCACATGGCGGAGGGCTACACCCGCACCGCACCCGGCAACATCGGTGTCTGCATCGGTACGTCGGGGCCCGCGGGCACCGACATGATCACCGGTCTGTACTCCGCGACCGGCGACTCCATCCCGATCCTGTGCATCACGGGCCAGGCCCCGACCGCCGTGATCCACAAGGAGGACTTCCAGGCCGTCGACATCGCCTCGATCGCCAAGCCGGTCGCCAAGATGGCGGTCACCGTGCTGGAGGCCGCGCAGGTCCCGGGTGTCTTCCAGCAGGCCTTCCACCTGATGCGCTCGGCCCGCCCGGGCCCGGTCCTCATCGACCTCCCGATCGACGTCCAGCTGACGGAGATCGAGTTCGACCCCGAGACGTACGAGCCGCTGCCGGTCTACAAGCCGGCGGCGACCCGTGCTCAGGTCGAGAAGGCGATCACGCTCCTGAACGAGTCGGAGCGCCCGCTGATCGTCGCCGGCGGCGGCATCATCAACGCCGACGCCTCCGAACTCCTCGTGGAGTTCGCCGAGTTGACCGGTACGCCAGTCGTCCCCACCCTCATGGGCTGGGGCATCCTGCCCGACGACCACGAGCTGAACGCCGGCATGGTCGGCCTGCAGACCTCGCACCGCTACGGCAACGCGACCTTCCTGGAGTCCGACTTCGTCCTCGGCATCGGCAACCGCTGGGCCAACCGCCACACCGGCAAGCTGGACGTCTACACCGCGGGCCGGAAGTTCGTGCACGTCGACATCGAGCCCACCCAGATCGGCAAGATCTTCGCCCCGGACTACGGGATCGCCTCCGACGCGAAGGCCGCCCTCGATCTGTTCGTCGAGGTGGCGCGGGAGTTGAAGGCCGCGGGCAGGCTGCCGGACCGCTCCGCGTGGGCCCAGGCCGCGCAGGACAAGAAGGCGACCCTCCAGCGTCGTACGCACTTCGACGACATCCCCATCAAGCCGCAGCGCGTCTACGAGGAGATGAACAAGGCCTTCGGCCCCGAGACCCGGTACGTCACCACGATCGGCCTCTCGCAGATCGCCGGCGCCCAGATGCTGCACGTCTACCGGCCGCGGCACTGGATCAACTGCGGTCAGGCGGGCCCCCTCGGCTGGACCGTCCCGGCCGCGCTGGGTGTCGCCAAGGCCGACCCGGAGGCGCAGGTGGTCGCGCTCTCCGGCGACTACGACTTCCAGTTCATGATCGAGGAGCTGGCGGTCGGGGCCCAGCACCGGATCCCGTACGTCCATGTGCTGGTGAACAACTCCTACCTGGGCCTGATCCGTCAGGCGCAGCGGGCGTTCGACATCGACTTCCAGGTCAACCTGGAGTTCGAGAACCTCAACTCGCCCGAGCTGGGCGTCTACGGCGTCGACCACGTCAAGGTCGTCGAGGGCCTCGGCTGCAAGGCGATCCGCGTCACCGACCCGAGCGAGCTGGGCGCCGCCCTCGAACAGGCGAAGAAGCTTGCCGTCGAGTTCCGGGTCCCTGTTGTCGTCGAGGCGATCCTGGAGCGTGTCACCAACATCTCGATGTCCACGACCAACGACATCAGCAACGTCGTGGAGTTCGAGGAGATCGCGACCGAGCCGGGCCACGCGCCCACGTCCATCAAGACCTTGAAGGTCTAG
- a CDS encoding catalase, producing the protein MSKRVLTTESGAPVADNQNSASAGAGGPLLLQDQHLLEKLARFNRERIPERVVHARGSGAYGHFEVTDDVTGFTHADFLSTVGRRTEVFLRFSTVADNLGGADAVRDPRGFAVKFYTEQGNYDLVGNNTPVFFIKDPIKFPDFIHSQKRDPFTGRQEPDNVWDFWAHAPEATHQITWLMGDRGIPASYRHMNGYGSHTYQWTNAEGEAFFVKYHFKTNQGIRSLSSEQAAEIAGKDPNSHQTDLLQAIERGVRPSWTLYVQVMPAAEADGYRFNPFDLTKVWPHEDHPLQRVGRLVLDRNPDNVFAEVEQAAFSPNNFVPGIGPSPDRMLQGRLFAYADAHRYRLGVNHTLLAVNAPRATAASNYGRDGLMAANSQGRAAKNYEPNSYGGPAETGRPLSAPLTVNGHTGTYETSLHTKDDHFFQAGELYRLMSEEEKSRLVANIAGGLSQVSRDDVIEKNLAHFHAADPEYGRRVEEAVHALRED; encoded by the coding sequence ATGTCGAAGCGCGTGCTCACGACAGAGTCCGGCGCCCCGGTCGCCGACAACCAGAACTCCGCCTCCGCCGGCGCCGGCGGCCCGCTCCTCCTCCAGGACCAGCACCTCCTTGAGAAGCTCGCCCGGTTCAACCGCGAGCGCATTCCGGAGCGCGTGGTGCATGCCCGCGGCTCGGGCGCGTACGGCCACTTCGAGGTGACCGACGACGTCACCGGCTTCACGCACGCGGACTTCCTGAGCACGGTCGGCAGGCGCACCGAGGTCTTCCTGCGCTTCTCGACGGTGGCGGACAACCTGGGCGGCGCGGACGCGGTGCGCGACCCGCGTGGCTTCGCGGTCAAGTTCTATACGGAGCAGGGGAATTACGACCTCGTCGGGAACAACACCCCGGTGTTCTTCATCAAGGACCCGATCAAGTTCCCGGACTTCATCCACTCCCAGAAGCGCGACCCGTTCACGGGCAGGCAGGAACCGGACAACGTCTGGGACTTCTGGGCGCACGCCCCCGAGGCCACGCACCAGATCACCTGGCTGATGGGCGACCGCGGCATCCCGGCCTCGTACCGCCACATGAACGGCTACGGCTCGCACACCTACCAGTGGACGAACGCCGAGGGCGAGGCCTTCTTCGTCAAGTACCACTTCAAGACGAACCAGGGCATCCGCAGTCTGTCCTCCGAGCAGGCCGCCGAGATCGCGGGCAAGGACCCCAACTCGCACCAGACGGACCTGCTCCAGGCCATCGAGCGCGGAGTGCGCCCGTCGTGGACGCTGTACGTCCAGGTCATGCCGGCGGCCGAGGCGGACGGTTACCGCTTCAACCCGTTCGACCTGACGAAGGTCTGGCCGCACGAGGACCATCCGCTCCAGCGGGTGGGCCGGCTGGTCCTCGACCGCAACCCGGACAACGTGTTCGCGGAGGTCGAGCAGGCCGCGTTCTCCCCGAACAACTTCGTTCCCGGCATCGGTCCTTCGCCGGACAGGATGCTCCAGGGCCGCCTGTTCGCCTACGCGGACGCGCACCGCTACCGGCTGGGCGTCAACCACACCCTGCTGGCGGTCAACGCCCCCAGGGCGACGGCGGCGAGCAACTACGGCCGGGACGGTCTGATGGCCGCCAACTCCCAGGGCCGCGCGGCGAAGAACTACGAGCCGAACTCGTACGGCGGCCCGGCGGAGACCGGCCGCCCCCTGTCGGCGCCGCTCACGGTGAACGGCCACACCGGCACGTACGAGACCTCGCTCCACACCAAGGACGACCACTTCTTCCAGGCGGGCGAGCTGTACCGCCTGATGTCGGAGGAGGAGAAGTCCCGGCTGGTCGCCAACATCGCCGGCGGCCTCTCCCAGGTCTCCCGCGACGACGTGATCGAGAAGAACCTCGCCCACTTCCACGCCGCCGACCCCGAGTACGGCAGGCGCGTGGAGGAGGCGGTCCACGCCCTGCGCGAGGACTGA
- a CDS encoding helix-turn-helix domain-containing protein, translating to MTGIGDDPFVTAVKPLVDAMGGEMLPPGQAGPDDVVLSWEGADVVAVRLPQLADSLDHILAALERKRGKPLAELDRKAKQEVVRILEARGAFSVRHGVETVAGALGVSRFTVYNYLNREKDA from the coding sequence GTGACCGGTATCGGGGACGACCCCTTCGTCACGGCCGTGAAGCCACTGGTCGACGCCATGGGCGGCGAGATGCTCCCGCCCGGCCAGGCCGGACCCGACGACGTCGTGCTCTCCTGGGAGGGTGCCGACGTCGTCGCCGTACGGCTGCCGCAGCTCGCCGACTCGCTGGACCACATCCTGGCCGCCCTGGAGCGCAAGCGCGGCAAGCCCCTGGCCGAGCTGGACCGCAAGGCCAAGCAGGAGGTCGTACGGATACTCGAGGCGCGCGGCGCCTTCTCCGTGCGGCACGGCGTGGAGACCGTCGCGGGCGCGCTCGGCGTCAGCCGGTTCACCGTCTACAACTACCTGAACCGCGAGAAGGACGCCTGA
- a CDS encoding 2-hydroxy-3-oxopropionate reductase, whose translation MSSTLPKVAWVGLGIMGSPMSENLIKAGYDVTGFTLEQDKLDRLTAAGGTAAGSIAEAVRDADVVITMVPASPQVEAIAYGPDGILENARSGALLIDMSSITPQTSVDLAKAAKDKGVRVLDAPVSGGEAGAVEAVLSIMVGGEQTDFDQAEPVFEALGRTIVLCGPHGSGQTVKAANQLIVAVNIQACAEAVVFLEKSGVDLKAALDVLNGGLAGSTVLTRKKDNFLNRDFKPGFRIDLHHKDMGIVTDAARNVGAALPVGAVVAQLVASLRTQGDGGLDHSALLRAVERLSGAQI comes from the coding sequence ATGAGCAGCACACTCCCCAAGGTCGCCTGGGTCGGTCTCGGCATCATGGGCTCCCCCATGTCCGAGAACCTGATCAAGGCCGGTTACGACGTCACCGGGTTCACCCTGGAGCAGGACAAGCTGGACCGGCTGACCGCCGCCGGCGGCACCGCGGCCGGCTCGATCGCCGAGGCCGTTCGGGACGCCGACGTGGTGATCACGATGGTGCCCGCCTCCCCGCAGGTCGAGGCCATCGCGTACGGGCCCGACGGCATCCTGGAGAACGCGCGGTCCGGCGCGCTCCTGATCGACATGTCCTCCATCACCCCGCAGACCTCCGTGGACCTGGCGAAGGCCGCGAAGGACAAGGGCGTACGGGTCCTGGACGCGCCGGTGTCCGGTGGTGAGGCCGGGGCCGTCGAGGCCGTGCTGTCCATCATGGTCGGCGGCGAGCAGACCGACTTCGACCAGGCCGAGCCGGTCTTCGAGGCGCTGGGCAGGACGATCGTGCTGTGCGGTCCGCACGGCTCCGGTCAGACCGTGAAGGCCGCGAACCAGCTGATCGTCGCCGTGAACATCCAGGCGTGCGCCGAGGCCGTGGTCTTCCTGGAGAAGTCGGGCGTCGACCTGAAGGCGGCCCTCGACGTCCTGAACGGCGGCCTCGCGGGCTCGACCGTCCTGACGCGCAAGAAGGACAACTTCCTGAACCGCGACTTCAAGCCGGGCTTCCGTATCGACCTGCACCACAAGGACATGGGCATCGTCACGGACGCCGCCCGCAACGTCGGTGCCGCGCTGCCCGTCGGTGCCGTGGTCGCCCAGCTCGTCGCCTCGCTGCGGACCCAGGGCGACGGCGGACTGGACCACTCCGCGCTGCTGCGCGCGGTCGAGCGCCTCTCCGGCGCACAGATCTGA
- the pucL gene encoding factor-independent urate hydroxylase — MPTILGQNQYGKAENRVVKITRDGATHHIKDLNVSVALSGDMDEVHLSGSNANVLPTDTTKNTVYAFAKEHGIESAEQFGIHLARHFVTSQEPIKTARIRIEEYAWERIATSDANSQFIGADEVKHSFVRQGQETRVTQITYDGESWEVVSGLKDLVVMNSTNSEFWGYVKDKYTTLPEAYDRILATQVSARWRFNWTDDEQKAPNWEKSYEQVKKHMLQAFAETYSLSLQQTLYQMGSRIIENRGEIDEVRFSLPNKHHFLVDLEPFGLKNDNEVYFAADRPYGLIEATILRDGCGPKIPVDLTNL, encoded by the coding sequence ATGCCGACCATCCTGGGACAGAACCAGTACGGCAAGGCCGAGAACCGAGTCGTCAAGATCACGCGGGACGGCGCCACCCACCACATCAAGGACCTGAACGTCTCCGTCGCGCTGAGCGGCGACATGGACGAGGTCCACCTCTCCGGCTCGAACGCCAACGTGCTGCCGACGGACACCACCAAGAACACGGTGTACGCCTTCGCCAAGGAGCACGGCATCGAGTCCGCCGAGCAGTTCGGCATCCACCTGGCCCGGCACTTCGTGACGAGCCAGGAGCCGATCAAAACGGCCCGGATCCGTATCGAGGAGTACGCCTGGGAGCGGATCGCGACCTCGGACGCCAACTCCCAGTTCATCGGCGCCGACGAGGTCAAGCACTCCTTCGTCCGCCAGGGCCAGGAGACCCGCGTCACGCAGATCACGTACGACGGTGAGTCCTGGGAGGTCGTCTCCGGCCTCAAGGACCTGGTCGTGATGAACTCGACCAACTCCGAGTTCTGGGGCTACGTCAAGGACAAGTACACGACACTCCCCGAGGCGTACGACCGCATCCTCGCCACCCAGGTCTCCGCGCGCTGGCGCTTCAACTGGACCGACGACGAGCAGAAGGCGCCCAACTGGGAGAAGTCCTACGAGCAGGTGAAGAAGCACATGCTCCAGGCCTTCGCCGAGACGTACTCGCTGTCGCTCCAGCAGACCCTGTACCAGATGGGTTCGCGGATCATCGAGAACCGCGGCGAGATCGACGAGGTCCGTTTCTCCCTGCCGAACAAGCACCACTTCCTCGTCGACCTGGAGCCCTTCGGCCTCAAGAACGACAACGAGGTGTACTTCGCCGCCGACCGGCCGTACGGCCTGATCGAGGCCACGATCCTGCGGGACGGCTGCGGGCCGAAGATCCCGGTGGACCTCACCAACCTCTGA
- the uraH gene encoding hydroxyisourate hydrolase, giving the protein MSTETTASVSTHILDTSVGRPAEGVAVSLAARSGRSAHYGQGGDWQALGGSATDADGRCKDLPALPEGTTHVRLDFAVEAYFEKKQADAQQDAPANRDSGSVGAFFPEVAITFAVVPGEHFHVPLLLNPFGYSVYRGS; this is encoded by the coding sequence ATGAGCACCGAGACCACCGCTTCCGTGTCCACGCACATCCTGGACACCAGCGTCGGCCGCCCCGCCGAGGGTGTCGCCGTCAGCCTCGCGGCCCGCAGCGGCCGGTCCGCCCATTACGGGCAAGGGGGTGACTGGCAGGCACTCGGCGGTTCCGCGACCGACGCGGACGGCCGGTGCAAGGACCTGCCGGCGCTGCCGGAGGGCACCACACACGTACGGCTCGACTTCGCGGTCGAGGCGTATTTCGAGAAGAAGCAAGCCGATGCGCAGCAGGACGCCCCCGCGAACCGGGACAGCGGCAGCGTAGGAGCGTTCTTCCCGGAGGTGGCGATCACGTTCGCCGTCGTGCCGGGCGAACACTTCCACGTACCGCTGCTGCTCAACCCGTTCGGCTACTCCGTTTACCGAGGGAGCTAG
- a CDS encoding TIM barrel protein: MPGFSMDAAAEQRFNVNLSILFTELPLLERPAAAAAADFTAVELWWPWVDSPTPERAELDALKKAIEDAGVQLTGLNFYAGQLPGPDRGALSIPGEESERFRANVDVAADFAQSLGCGALNALYGNRVEGVDPAVQDELALENLVLAARAADRIGAALLIETLNKPESPLYPLVTAPAGIAVVDKVNEATGLGNAKFLMDLYHLSMNGENLPSVIDRYAAKTGHVQIADNPGRGAPGTGSLPLEELLGRLRKQGYEGWVGLEYKPGDRPSAEAFEWLPAEARAAR, translated from the coding sequence ATGCCCGGTTTCTCGATGGATGCAGCCGCTGAGCAGCGCTTCAACGTCAACCTGTCGATCCTCTTCACGGAGCTCCCGCTTCTGGAGCGCCCCGCGGCCGCCGCCGCGGCGGACTTCACCGCGGTCGAGCTGTGGTGGCCCTGGGTCGACTCCCCCACCCCCGAGCGCGCCGAGCTCGACGCCCTGAAGAAGGCGATCGAGGACGCGGGCGTACAGCTCACGGGGCTGAACTTCTACGCCGGGCAGCTGCCGGGCCCGGACCGGGGCGCGCTGTCGATCCCCGGCGAGGAGTCCGAGCGGTTCCGCGCGAACGTCGATGTGGCCGCGGACTTCGCGCAGTCACTGGGCTGCGGGGCGCTCAACGCGCTGTACGGCAACCGCGTCGAGGGCGTGGACCCGGCCGTGCAGGACGAACTCGCCCTGGAGAACCTGGTACTGGCGGCCCGCGCGGCCGACCGTATCGGCGCGGCCCTGCTGATCGAGACCCTCAACAAGCCGGAGTCGCCGCTCTATCCGCTGGTGACCGCCCCGGCCGGGATCGCGGTCGTCGACAAGGTCAACGAGGCGACCGGGCTCGGCAACGCCAAGTTCCTGATGGACCTCTACCACCTGTCCATGAACGGCGAGAACCTGCCGTCGGTGATCGACAGGTACGCGGCGAAGACCGGCCACGTCCAGATCGCCGACAACCCGGGCCGCGGCGCCCCCGGCACCGGCTCACTCCCCCTGGAGGAGCTGCTCGGCCGGCTCCGCAAGCAGGGTTACGAGGGCTGGGTCGGCCTGGAGTACAAGCCGGGCGACCGCCCCAGTGCCGAGGCCTTCGAGTGGCTGCCCGCCGAGGCCCGCGCGGCGCGCTGA
- a CDS encoding GNAT family N-acetyltransferase gives MRIRPATPADLPLLQDIERAAGEPFRTLGMTEIADDEPPALELLERFRKAGHAWIAEAEDEESEGDEAEGDAGRPVAYLIGEPVDDAFHIEQVSVHPDAAHRGVGRTLIAYAADRARGQGLTGLTLTTFTEVPWNAPYYERIGFRPLTDPELTPGLRKIRATESAHGLDRWPRVCMYRAMA, from the coding sequence ATGCGCATCAGACCGGCGACTCCCGCCGACCTCCCGCTGCTTCAGGACATCGAGCGGGCCGCGGGCGAACCCTTCCGCACCCTGGGCATGACGGAGATCGCCGACGACGAGCCGCCCGCGCTGGAACTGCTGGAGCGCTTCCGGAAGGCGGGCCACGCGTGGATCGCCGAAGCCGAAGATGAGGAATCCGAGGGCGACGAGGCCGAGGGCGACGCCGGCCGCCCCGTCGCGTACCTGATCGGCGAGCCCGTGGACGACGCCTTCCACATCGAGCAGGTCTCCGTCCACCCGGACGCCGCGCACCGGGGCGTGGGCCGGACCCTGATCGCGTACGCCGCCGACCGCGCACGCGGCCAGGGCCTGACCGGTCTCACGCTGACCACCTTCACGGAGGTCCCCTGGAACGCGCCCTACTACGAGCGCATCGGCTTCCGCCCCCTGACCGACCCCGAACTCACCCCGGGCCTACGCAAGATCCGAGCCACAGAGTCCGCCCACGGCCTGGACCGCTGGCCCCGGGTGTGCATGTACAGGGCTATGGCCTGA
- the uraD gene encoding 2-oxo-4-hydroxy-4-carboxy-5-ureidoimidazoline decarboxylase: MTSSTTSGGLARFNALEEHAAYAALHEVCASAAWANRLLARRPYTTTDELFAESDAATAGLIDADLDEAMAGHPPIGRPKPGDPTSSREQRGMAGASDELKAEMLELNLAYQEKFGHVFLICATGRTGEQMRDAVRERIGNAPAREREIVRVELGKINRIRLARLVEEDAPA; this comes from the coding sequence GTGACTTCGAGTACGACATCCGGCGGCCTCGCCCGTTTCAACGCACTGGAGGAGCACGCCGCCTACGCCGCCCTCCACGAGGTCTGCGCCTCGGCGGCCTGGGCGAACCGGCTGCTCGCCCGCCGCCCCTACACCACCACCGACGAACTCTTCGCGGAGAGCGACGCCGCCACGGCCGGCCTGATCGACGCGGACCTCGACGAGGCGATGGCGGGTCACCCGCCGATCGGACGCCCGAAGCCCGGAGACCCGACCTCCTCGCGTGAACAGCGCGGCATGGCCGGCGCCTCCGATGAGCTGAAGGCGGAGATGCTCGAACTGAACCTGGCCTACCAGGAGAAGTTCGGCCATGTCTTCCTGATCTGCGCGACCGGCCGCACCGGCGAGCAGATGCGCGACGCGGTCAGGGAGCGGATCGGCAACGCACCTGCGCGGGAGCGCGAGATCGTGCGCGTCGAACTGGGAAAGATCAACCGCATCCGGCTCGCCCGACTCGTCGAAGAGGACGCACCCGCATGA